A single window of Rubripirellula lacrimiformis DNA harbors:
- a CDS encoding DUF1580 domain-containing protein: MSATVSTTSRILTEDVLTLQDARRELAKATGRRPDKSTCYRWCLKGVGGTKLEHIRLGDRILTSRQALTRFIEARTAKS; the protein is encoded by the coding sequence ATGTCCGCGACTGTATCGACAACGTCCCGAATTCTGACCGAGGACGTTCTGACACTCCAAGATGCCCGCCGCGAATTGGCAAAAGCCACTGGGCGGAGACCAGACAAGAGTACTTGTTATCGTTGGTGCCTCAAAGGCGTAGGCGGAACCAAGCTGGAACACATCCGGCTCGGCGACCGCATTCTGACCAGCCGTCAAGCGTTGACCCGCTTCATCGAAGCCCGCACCGCCAAATCCTAA
- a CDS encoding replicative DNA helicase, with translation MREIDHMDAARGLLNAMLLDPRSTPVVEGIVSSRDFPADEASSTSITGRLFSLLIEMHRSGESIRDGRLVISRVRAAGMIESFGGQSQFERDFLDPLSTENATHYARSLRNCSIRKRLQRLARDFSRKADSDNQDSGELAEWMRYELAAIESQASDKSHIHRIGDGCNELLAAIDETLAGGQSPGLHTGLYHLDDNYDGLHPGRLYVFAGRPGGGKSSAAQQVGENIVHGVGESIADRHRGALFVSLEMGIDEVTARFIARQSGINGKHILSHAVTEAERRQMQTVAEKSQSVPFFVSVPTGRQATAEAICAEARVMKATEDIAVVIVDYLQIVEDSTPNQREIDKTTRATRAFKQLSRELNIPVVILSQLNRAGESDSKNEKPREPRLSDLRSSGSIEQDADAVIFLHHEGGRNVRMIVAKMRGGERSENMFTFDGPTCSFHKPEPAPHEEFAEWSP, from the coding sequence ATGCGTGAAATTGACCACATGGATGCCGCCCGTGGCTTGCTGAATGCCATGCTGCTTGACCCGAGATCGACTCCGGTTGTGGAAGGCATCGTTTCCTCGCGGGACTTTCCGGCGGACGAAGCATCGTCAACATCGATTACCGGCCGGCTGTTTTCGCTGCTGATCGAAATGCATCGATCCGGCGAAAGCATCCGAGACGGAAGGCTTGTGATATCGCGGGTCCGCGCGGCCGGCATGATCGAATCGTTTGGTGGGCAATCGCAATTTGAGCGTGACTTTCTGGATCCGCTATCAACCGAGAACGCAACGCACTACGCCAGAAGCCTTCGGAATTGTTCCATCCGCAAACGGCTCCAACGGTTAGCGAGGGACTTTTCACGCAAGGCGGACTCCGACAACCAGGACTCCGGCGAGCTAGCCGAGTGGATGCGATACGAATTGGCGGCGATCGAGTCGCAGGCGTCAGACAAATCACACATCCATCGCATTGGTGACGGATGCAACGAACTGCTTGCGGCAATCGATGAAACCCTAGCCGGCGGACAATCGCCGGGACTGCACACCGGCCTATACCACCTCGATGACAACTATGACGGATTGCACCCCGGCCGGTTGTACGTGTTCGCTGGCCGGCCAGGCGGTGGAAAGAGTTCGGCGGCGCAGCAAGTGGGCGAAAACATTGTTCACGGCGTTGGCGAATCAATCGCAGACCGTCACCGAGGTGCCCTGTTTGTTTCGCTCGAAATGGGAATCGACGAAGTGACGGCCAGGTTCATCGCTCGCCAATCGGGAATCAATGGCAAGCACATCCTGAGCCATGCGGTCACCGAAGCAGAACGCCGGCAAATGCAAACGGTCGCCGAAAAGTCGCAATCGGTTCCGTTCTTCGTGAGCGTTCCGACTGGACGCCAAGCGACCGCCGAAGCGATCTGCGCCGAAGCGCGGGTGATGAAGGCTACCGAAGACATCGCCGTTGTGATCGTTGACTATCTGCAAATCGTTGAGGACAGCACGCCGAACCAACGCGAGATCGACAAGACCACCCGAGCAACGCGAGCGTTCAAGCAACTGTCGCGAGAGTTAAACATCCCGGTTGTGATCCTGTCGCAACTGAACCGAGCCGGTGAATCCGACAGCAAGAATGAGAAGCCGCGCGAACCCCGATTGAGTGATCTGCGGTCCAGCGGAAGCATCGAACAGGACGCCGATGCCGTCATATTCTTGCATCACGAAGGCGGCAGGAATGTCCGGATGATTGTCGCCAAGATGCGTGGCGGCGAGCGATCTGAAAACATGTTTACGTTCGACGGGCCAACGTGTTCGTTTCACAAGCCAGAGCCAGCGCCGCACGAAGAGTTTGCGGAGTGGTCGCCATGA
- a CDS encoding glycosyltransferase family 2 protein, whose product MMTNRSSSPNDHDDARPRGGELDGVNRGWLAALPVYNEVQYVDGVLDEVTRYASDVLVVNDGSSDGTAEVLDRRSDVRVVHHPVNRGYGAALMTAFEYAIAEGYEGIVTLDCDGQHQPKRIPEFIAAAKDVDIVSGSRYLKVYEGDSAPPEERMFINRRITRELNQRLGYELTDAFCGFKAYRTSALRRIEITDPGYAMPLQLWVEAAAADLRVVEIPVPLIYLDLERSFGGSLDHAETRLRYYHQVLDDAFASAAAAGRDFPARDAALCV is encoded by the coding sequence ATGATGACCAATCGTTCCAGTAGCCCCAACGACCATGACGACGCACGCCCACGTGGCGGCGAATTGGACGGGGTGAATCGTGGCTGGTTGGCTGCGCTGCCTGTCTATAACGAAGTTCAGTACGTCGACGGGGTGTTGGACGAGGTGACTCGGTATGCCTCGGACGTGCTGGTGGTCAACGATGGGTCGAGCGACGGGACCGCGGAGGTCTTGGATCGGCGCAGCGACGTTCGTGTGGTCCATCATCCGGTCAATCGCGGCTACGGGGCGGCGCTGATGACGGCGTTTGAATACGCGATCGCCGAGGGGTATGAGGGGATCGTCACCCTGGATTGTGACGGCCAGCATCAGCCCAAGCGGATTCCCGAGTTCATTGCGGCTGCGAAGGACGTCGACATCGTTTCGGGCAGCCGATACCTGAAGGTGTATGAGGGCGACAGCGCCCCGCCGGAAGAAAGGATGTTTATCAACCGCCGAATCACTCGCGAATTGAATCAGCGACTAGGCTACGAGCTGACGGATGCATTTTGCGGGTTCAAGGCGTACCGGACGTCGGCGCTGCGGCGGATCGAGATTACGGATCCGGGCTACGCGATGCCGCTTCAATTGTGGGTCGAGGCGGCGGCGGCCGATCTGCGAGTGGTCGAAATTCCCGTTCCGCTGATCTACTTGGATTTGGAACGTTCGTTTGGCGGTTCGCTGGATCATGCTGAAACCCGTCTGCGTTATTATCATCAGGTGCTCGATGACGCCTTTGCATCGGCCGCCGCGGCCGGTCGTGATTTTCCGGCGCGAGATGCGGCCCTGTGTGTCTGA
- the infC gene encoding translation initiation factor IF-3, which yields MALARKNTQPENRDTVRINNNIRITPIRVVSEEGEQLGIISTDDALQRARDAGLDLVEVAPGERPPVCRIMDYGKYKYDKNKKKNTGQSHTKTKEIRLRPKTGNEDIRTKVRQAEKFLEHKDKVQVSVLFRGREMAHIEEGRKVMEMVIETLSAVGKVETSPQQHGRRMICMIAPK from the coding sequence GTGGCATTGGCACGAAAAAACACTCAGCCCGAGAATCGCGATACTGTCCGTATCAACAACAACATCCGCATCACTCCGATTAGAGTGGTTAGCGAAGAAGGCGAGCAGTTGGGGATTATCTCCACCGACGACGCACTTCAGCGGGCCCGCGATGCGGGCCTAGATCTTGTCGAAGTTGCTCCTGGCGAAAGACCGCCGGTTTGCCGAATCATGGATTACGGCAAGTACAAGTACGACAAGAACAAAAAGAAGAACACCGGGCAGTCGCACACCAAGACGAAAGAAATTCGTCTACGGCCAAAGACTGGCAACGAGGACATCCGGACGAAGGTTCGGCAAGCCGAAAAGTTCCTCGAGCACAAAGACAAAGTGCAAGTCAGTGTTCTGTTCCGCGGTCGCGAGATGGCTCACATCGAAGAAGGCCGAAAGGTCATGGAGATGGTCATCGAAACGCTTAGCGCCGTCGGCAAGGTCGAAACCTCGCCTCAACAGCACGGTCGCCGCATGATCTGCATGATTGCACCTAAATAG
- a CDS encoding Nif3-like dinuclear metal center hexameric protein, with translation MNTTINHVCQTLAQIAPLRLAEDWDNVGLLIGDRKSSVGRVMTCLTVTPDVVDEAIEDRAGMIVAHHPLPFKPVAKITTDSVAGEMLWRLIGAGIAVYSAHTAFDSAAQGVNQMWAAGLGLQSIEPLVPSVSEAGQAISLAAGSSTALSESSDGSLGAGRLGRFAAATTLGQLARQATEMVQGQASSDSGGPSSTRLVGDPARAVTKVALACGSGGSFLAAAKRRGCDALVTGEATFHTCLEARSLGIGLVLLGHYQSERFAMERLAEQLAAEHAEVTVWASRSESDPVQSIG, from the coding sequence ATGAACACCACGATCAACCATGTCTGTCAAACTCTGGCCCAGATCGCTCCGCTGCGATTGGCCGAGGATTGGGACAACGTCGGTCTGCTGATCGGCGATCGGAAGTCTTCGGTGGGCCGTGTCATGACCTGCCTGACGGTCACGCCAGACGTGGTCGATGAGGCGATCGAAGACCGGGCGGGAATGATCGTGGCGCATCACCCGCTGCCCTTCAAGCCGGTAGCGAAGATCACCACTGACTCCGTCGCCGGCGAAATGCTGTGGCGATTGATCGGGGCCGGGATCGCGGTCTATAGCGCTCACACCGCATTTGATTCGGCCGCCCAGGGTGTCAACCAGATGTGGGCCGCCGGGTTAGGGCTGCAGTCGATCGAGCCATTGGTGCCGTCGGTTTCTGAGGCCGGTCAGGCGATTTCTCTCGCAGCGGGTTCGTCCACTGCATTGTCGGAGTCATCTGATGGCAGTCTGGGGGCTGGTCGGCTTGGCCGGTTCGCGGCCGCCACGACGCTGGGGCAGTTGGCCAGGCAGGCAACCGAAATGGTTCAGGGGCAGGCTTCTAGCGATTCAGGTGGTCCGTCATCGACTCGTTTGGTCGGTGACCCCGCTCGGGCAGTGACCAAGGTTGCGCTTGCATGTGGCAGTGGCGGCAGTTTTCTGGCGGCTGCCAAGCGGCGCGGTTGTGACGCGCTGGTGACCGGCGAAGCGACCTTTCATACCTGTCTGGAGGCCCGTTCGCTCGGGATCGGGTTGGTCCTGCTGGGGCATTACCAGAGCGAGCGTTTCGCGATGGAGCGGTTGGCAGAGCAGTTAGCCGCTGAGCACGCCGAAGTGACGGTGTGGGCCAGTCGCAGTGAGTCGGACCCGGTGCAGTCGATCGGCTAG
- a CDS encoding helix-turn-helix domain-containing protein — MKQQDLFTDLPRGEQLAALRRIEFATYSIGKNKVSPKMQKAVLRAIDDHEGQRECFATQETIAAEIGCSVSTVVRAIAALVDQDLITKERPNGFSPNHHRIVWTSVFMKTKQGTAPETRKASSGKTSGVERIQVEDGTLPTRTRITSNSDVEVFQRKRPINDQLTDQPTAKWQAVAATMRRWGLASAVQACKAAQDRGLALEYVAELFREAGGDRLPERWEPGQLANWLTGRTPPPFDEAEADRRREARDRAKGIEADRIRESVRRDGESRGAPEWAIAGVSFKRLREAGLERLTTDAEIQNALLLDRHERTRMPG; from the coding sequence ATGAAACAACAAGACCTATTCACCGATCTGCCGCGCGGCGAGCAGCTGGCCGCACTGCGCCGGATCGAGTTTGCCACCTATTCGATCGGGAAGAACAAAGTATCCCCCAAGATGCAGAAGGCCGTTCTTCGCGCGATCGATGATCACGAAGGGCAGCGGGAGTGCTTCGCCACCCAAGAGACGATAGCCGCCGAGATCGGTTGCAGCGTATCGACGGTGGTACGGGCCATCGCCGCGTTGGTCGATCAAGACTTAATCACGAAGGAACGCCCCAACGGATTCAGCCCCAACCATCATCGCATTGTGTGGACATCGGTTTTCATGAAAACGAAGCAGGGAACGGCACCCGAGACCCGGAAAGCTTCCAGCGGGAAAACTTCCGGGGTGGAACGTATCCAAGTCGAAGATGGAACACTTCCAACTCGGACACGGATCACTTCCAACTCGGACGTGGAAGTCTTCCAACGGAAACGCCCAATAAACGACCAGTTAACCGACCAACCAACCGCCAAGTGGCAGGCGGTGGCGGCGACGATGAGGCGATGGGGTTTGGCGTCAGCCGTCCAAGCGTGCAAGGCAGCCCAGGACCGGGGGCTTGCGCTCGAGTATGTGGCCGAACTGTTCCGAGAAGCCGGCGGCGATCGATTGCCCGAGCGATGGGAACCGGGACAGCTGGCGAACTGGTTGACCGGCCGGACACCGCCACCGTTTGATGAGGCCGAAGCAGACCGCCGCCGCGAAGCGAGGGACCGGGCAAAGGGCATCGAAGCCGACCGAATCCGGGAGAGCGTCAGGCGGGACGGTGAGAGCCGCGGTGCGCCCGAGTGGGCTATCGCTGGGGTTTCGTTCAAACGGTTGCGAGAGGCTGGGTTGGAGCGGCTGACTACCGACGCAGAAATTCAGAATGCTCTTCTACTGGACCGGCATGAACGCACTCGAATGCCCGGATAA
- a CDS encoding tyrosine-type recombinase/integrase, with protein sequence MARPRSPQPAYQYHVSGQAKVRLGYDDFYLGKHGSPESYARYYALLSEYNANGKVAPVRGKDVMRQAGDQILVKHVTADFRANVLPGYAENGQMTNRYTNLCLLLEKRLGETNAEEFGPRLLESLREVFLTKGIGEKGRANCRRQSNELTRNVIQIFRHGVARELIAPERLVALSALPPLKISAGQDNDAREEVPLDDVRATIPFLTATAAAMVRIQLATAMRPSELFRMTPAMIDRSGKVWVYKPTTHKTAHHDRKKKREKKVPILGEALKALTPYLFGDADEVCFLTTKGTPWNKDSYRIAVGRAAKAAKVKHWTPYQLRHAALQAVRDAKGPEAAQALAGHSRLATTELYASASEAKAIEAAKVAPRL encoded by the coding sequence ATGGCGAGACCCAGAAGCCCACAACCGGCTTACCAGTACCACGTCAGCGGCCAGGCCAAAGTCAGGCTAGGCTACGACGATTTCTATCTTGGGAAGCACGGTAGCCCAGAAAGTTACGCCCGCTATTACGCGTTGCTTTCCGAATACAACGCAAATGGCAAAGTTGCCCCAGTCCGCGGCAAAGACGTGATGCGTCAGGCTGGCGACCAGATTCTCGTGAAGCACGTCACGGCCGATTTTCGCGCCAACGTCCTGCCCGGCTATGCCGAAAACGGGCAAATGACCAACCGGTACACCAATCTTTGCCTGTTGCTGGAAAAAAGACTCGGCGAAACCAATGCCGAAGAATTTGGCCCACGATTGCTGGAAAGCCTGCGAGAGGTTTTTCTGACGAAAGGGATCGGGGAAAAGGGGCGAGCAAATTGCCGTCGGCAATCCAACGAATTGACCCGCAACGTCATCCAAATTTTCCGGCACGGCGTGGCCAGGGAATTGATTGCACCAGAGCGGCTGGTCGCACTTTCGGCATTGCCTCCGCTAAAAATCTCCGCCGGCCAAGATAACGACGCCCGCGAAGAGGTCCCACTTGATGACGTTCGTGCCACGATTCCTTTCCTGACGGCGACGGCAGCGGCGATGGTCAGGATCCAACTGGCCACCGCCATGCGGCCGAGCGAATTGTTTCGGATGACGCCGGCAATGATCGACCGCAGCGGCAAAGTTTGGGTCTACAAGCCAACGACCCACAAAACGGCCCACCATGACCGGAAAAAGAAGCGGGAGAAAAAGGTGCCGATTCTGGGCGAGGCATTGAAGGCACTAACGCCCTATCTGTTCGGGGACGCCGACGAAGTTTGTTTCCTGACGACGAAGGGCACGCCGTGGAACAAGGACTCTTACCGGATCGCGGTGGGGCGAGCCGCCAAAGCCGCCAAGGTCAAACACTGGACGCCCTACCAACTTCGTCACGCCGCACTTCAAGCGGTGCGAGATGCGAAGGGCCCCGAAGCTGCGCAAGCCTTGGCAGGGCACAGCCGGCTCGCAACGACTGAACTGTACGCGTCAGCATCCGAGGCCAAAGCCATCGAAGCGGCCAAGGTTGCCCCGAGGCTGTAA
- a CDS encoding EVE domain-containing protein, with product MTKYWLMKTEPTTFSIDDLESSPDQTTCWEGVRNYQARNLLRDDIQEGDQVLFYHSACKEPAVVGTATVVRSGYPDSHAFDRRSKYFDAKSSADKPTWYMVDIQLQQKLDTPVTLKAMRDRAGLKGMALLQKGSRLSVQPVKKKEFDTVLKMAGV from the coding sequence ATGACCAAGTACTGGCTGATGAAGACCGAGCCGACGACGTTTTCGATCGACGACCTGGAATCGTCTCCCGACCAGACGACGTGTTGGGAAGGCGTGCGTAACTACCAGGCTAGGAATCTGCTTCGGGACGATATTCAAGAGGGCGACCAAGTCCTGTTCTATCATTCGGCCTGCAAAGAGCCCGCCGTGGTGGGGACAGCGACGGTCGTTCGTTCGGGGTATCCGGACAGCCATGCGTTTGATCGGCGCAGCAAGTACTTTGACGCCAAGAGCAGCGCGGACAAACCGACTTGGTACATGGTCGACATCCAGTTGCAGCAGAAACTGGACACCCCGGTGACTTTGAAGGCGATGCGCGATCGAGCCGGTTTGAAGGGGATGGCGCTGTTGCAGAAGGGCAGTCGGTTGAGTGTCCAGCCGGTCAAGAAAAAGGAATTCGACACGGTGCTGAAGATGGCTGGTGTCTAG